A single genomic interval of Aegicerativicinus sediminis harbors:
- a CDS encoding plasmid pRiA4b ORF-3 family protein, with protein sequence MIYRFRVLLDTEAEEDVFRDIEIRETDTLEDLHNTIIQAFGFDGSEMASFYISNEEWEQGEEVSLFDLSDDGNARLMNETTINDVVHEAQTKLIYIYDFFKMWTFLVELGEIVDETEGFDYPNLMFAQGQLPDEAPDKQFEGEMEDDFNFEEEDLDSYEDFDFDENWN encoded by the coding sequence ATGATATACCGTTTTAGAGTTTTATTAGATACTGAAGCCGAAGAAGATGTCTTTAGGGATATTGAAATCAGGGAAACAGATACTTTAGAGGATTTACATAACACCATAATCCAAGCTTTTGGGTTTGATGGTTCAGAAATGGCCTCTTTCTACATTAGTAATGAAGAGTGGGAACAAGGTGAAGAAGTTTCTCTTTTTGATCTAAGCGATGATGGTAATGCCCGTTTAATGAACGAAACCACTATCAACGATGTAGTTCATGAAGCCCAGACTAAACTTATTTATATCTACGATTTCTTTAAAATGTGGACATTTTTGGTTGAGCTCGGGGAAATTGTGGATGAAACTGAGGGTTTTGATTACCCGAATTTAATGTTCGCCCAAGGACAATTGCCAGACGAAGCTCCTGATAAGCAATTTGAAGGCGAAATGGAAGATGATTTTAATTTCGAAGAAGAAGATTTAGATAGTTATGAAGATTTCGATTTCGATGAAAATTGGAATTAA
- a CDS encoding T9SS type B sorting domain-containing protein, whose translation MKKIAFGIIILALSCLKLYPQGEASNWYFGYGAGLKFNSANGIVNSVSNGQLSTNEGCASMSDSFGNLLFYTDGSVVWNRNHAVMDNGSGLFGDASSTQSAIVVPKPNDSNLYYIFTVDNGLDGVHFGLNYSIVDISANGGLGRVTEKNTNLLGFSSEKITSVKKNCVTGSFWVVTLSTNNGEVGLLDTFHAYEITENGVNPNAVKSTFVMGNNGTGADDLRGYLVLSPDGTKMASANARSGLYLYNFDDQSGIVSNQIRLQLNSQAPYPYGVAFSPNNKLLYVHSSNDFFDQGNPQNQNNPSSHYSVLTQFDVSQGNVNGTGTIIDSRNLYRGALQLGPDGKIYRALSSTYTVGYSYLGVIRNPDIQGIGCNYSHQGISIAPKTSSQGLPPFIQSLFDVDIDIIQNGESQVSMILCKGDTYTLGTDNVPGSSYNWSRDGQPLSVNTSQLEISEGGLYELRVIPPNGECPLVGKASVIVADKPSVQKSSLIQCDDELGGDGISLFDLNQAAESLAGDFMNRSLIFYDTNEDALNNINPLDPYSYQNKTNPQTLYVRVVDTETKCYSFTELELKVSVTQTRNVTIETCDDDGNEDGINTFNLASIEDDLIENSNSSYNITFYRTYEDALLEDNKLNSSVRNITPNKDFIFARVENDNQCFGINEITLIVHNLPNVEPESEYKYCLNFSPDTITLDPGILEGHISDFTYQWSTGETTPTIEVNTVGSYTVIVTNNFNCTKERTIRVTPSNIATIENITVKDVSDNNEIAIMVSGEGDYEFSLNNENGPYQNSNVLEDVPAGLHTVYIRDINGCGIIEDVVSVIGFPKFLTPNNDGHNDRWKVYGMSANFQSESIIYIYDRYGKLLKELNSSGPGWDGTYLGEILPSTDYWFSVLLEDGRLFKGHFSLRR comes from the coding sequence ATGAAAAAAATTGCTTTTGGAATAATTATCCTGGCATTATCTTGCCTTAAACTTTACCCCCAGGGGGAGGCCTCTAACTGGTATTTTGGATACGGCGCAGGATTAAAATTTAATTCTGCCAATGGAATTGTAAATTCAGTTAGCAACGGTCAATTATCTACCAACGAGGGTTGTGCTAGTATGTCTGACTCTTTTGGAAATTTACTCTTTTACACAGATGGATCGGTAGTTTGGAATAGAAACCACGCGGTTATGGATAATGGTTCTGGACTTTTTGGTGATGCTTCCAGTACTCAATCAGCAATAGTTGTTCCTAAACCAAATGACTCTAATCTATACTATATTTTTACCGTTGACAATGGCCTAGATGGGGTTCATTTTGGATTAAATTATTCAATTGTTGACATCAGTGCAAATGGAGGATTAGGTCGAGTCACCGAAAAGAACACAAACCTACTGGGGTTTTCATCTGAAAAAATAACATCTGTTAAAAAGAATTGCGTAACTGGCTCTTTTTGGGTCGTCACCCTTTCCACAAACAATGGCGAAGTAGGGCTTTTAGATACCTTCCATGCGTATGAAATAACGGAAAATGGTGTTAATCCAAATGCAGTTAAATCTACTTTTGTTATGGGCAACAATGGTACCGGCGCTGATGACCTAAGAGGATATTTAGTTCTTTCTCCAGATGGCACTAAAATGGCTTCCGCAAATGCAAGGTCCGGGTTGTATTTATATAACTTTGATGATCAATCTGGAATTGTCTCCAACCAAATAAGATTACAATTAAACTCTCAGGCACCATATCCTTATGGTGTTGCATTTTCACCTAATAACAAATTACTGTATGTCCATTCCTCGAATGATTTTTTTGACCAAGGCAATCCTCAAAACCAAAATAACCCCTCTAGTCATTATTCAGTATTAACTCAATTTGATGTTTCACAAGGTAATGTTAATGGCACTGGAACGATAATCGATAGTAGAAATCTGTATCGAGGAGCCCTTCAACTTGGACCAGACGGTAAAATTTATCGTGCTTTAAGTTCAACTTATACCGTTGGGTATTCCTATCTAGGAGTCATCCGTAATCCTGATATACAAGGAATAGGTTGTAATTATTCTCATCAAGGCATAAGTATTGCGCCTAAAACATCTTCACAAGGACTTCCACCCTTTATTCAATCCTTGTTTGATGTAGATATTGATATTATTCAAAATGGCGAAAGCCAAGTGAGCATGATTTTATGCAAAGGAGACACTTATACTTTAGGTACAGATAACGTTCCTGGAAGCAGTTATAATTGGTCTAGAGACGGTCAACCACTTTCCGTTAATACATCCCAACTTGAAATTTCTGAGGGCGGATTATATGAATTACGTGTTATTCCACCCAACGGTGAGTGTCCTCTGGTGGGAAAAGCTTCAGTAATTGTTGCAGATAAACCATCTGTACAAAAATCCTCCTTGATTCAATGTGATGATGAACTAGGTGGAGATGGCATTTCATTATTTGATCTTAACCAAGCGGCTGAATCTTTAGCAGGTGATTTTATGAATAGGTCATTAATTTTTTATGATACCAACGAAGATGCACTAAATAATATTAATCCTTTAGATCCATATAGTTATCAAAACAAAACCAATCCACAAACCCTGTATGTGCGCGTTGTTGATACCGAAACTAAATGTTATAGCTTCACCGAATTAGAACTTAAAGTTAGCGTAACACAAACCCGTAATGTAACGATTGAAACTTGTGATGATGACGGCAATGAAGATGGCATTAATACATTCAACCTTGCGTCGATTGAAGATGATTTAATTGAAAACTCAAATTCGTCATATAATATTACCTTCTATCGCACCTACGAGGATGCACTTCTAGAGGATAACAAGCTTAATTCCAGTGTTAGAAACATTACTCCTAACAAAGATTTCATCTTTGCAAGAGTGGAAAACGACAATCAATGTTTTGGGATTAATGAAATAACTCTCATAGTGCATAATTTACCAAATGTTGAACCTGAATCAGAATATAAGTATTGCCTTAATTTTTCTCCAGATACCATAACCTTAGATCCTGGAATTCTTGAGGGTCACATTTCTGATTTCACCTACCAATGGTCAACTGGTGAAACCACCCCGACTATAGAGGTGAATACCGTTGGATCATATACCGTAATTGTAACAAATAATTTCAATTGCACCAAAGAACGAACTATCCGTGTAACCCCTTCAAATATTGCAACCATAGAGAATATTACGGTTAAAGATGTTTCAGATAACAATGAAATAGCCATTATGGTAAGTGGAGAGGGTGATTATGAATTTTCTCTTAATAACGAAAACGGACCATATCAAAATTCGAACGTATTGGAAGATGTTCCTGCTGGACTTCATACGGTATATATAAGAGATATTAATGGCTGTGGAATAATCGAAGATGTGGTTTCGGTCATCGGTTTTCCAAAATTCTTAACGCCGAACAATGATGGACATAATGATCGATGGAAAGTCTATGGAATGTCCGCAAACTTCCAATCTGAAAGTATCATATATATCTATGACCGTTACGGTAAACTGCTAAAGGAATTGAATTCTAGTGGCCCAGGGTGGGACGGGACTTATTTGGGAGAGATATTGCCTTCAACAGACTATTGGTTTTCAGTTTTATTAGAAGATGGGCGGTTATTCAAAGGCCATTTTTCACTTAGACGCTAA
- a CDS encoding CCA tRNA nucleotidyltransferase, translating to MTNSNPLEHPLFKIISEASQELHQPSYVIGGYVRDFFLNRDFKKDIDIVTVGSGIELAKTVSSILPEKPKVQIFKTFGTAMLRAYDIELEFVGARKESYSRESRNPQVTPGTLQDDLERRDFTVNALAFSLNMEDYGTLIDPFNGIQDLNDSILRTPLDPDATFSDDPLRMLRAIRFSCQLNFEIDQASLASIKKNNDRIKIITKERIVDELHKIMLCPTPSIGFLLLEKTGLLPHILPELTALKGIEEQEGQRHKDNFYHTLEVVDNISQHTEDLWLRWAALLHDIGKAPTKRFSKKVGWSFHGHEFEGSKMVYRLFKRLKMPLNDKMKFVQKMVMMSSRPIALTDDHVTDSAVRRLVFDAGDNVEDLMTLCEADITTKNPKRFKKYHKNFELVRRKIVEVEERDHLRNFQPPIDGEEIMTTFNIRPSKEIGIIKEYIKEAILEGVIPNEYEAAYNLMIQKGKKLGLTPASNSTDKN from the coding sequence ATGACTAATAGCAATCCATTAGAACATCCCTTATTCAAAATTATTTCTGAAGCTTCCCAAGAACTCCATCAACCGTCCTATGTTATTGGCGGGTATGTGCGAGATTTTTTCTTAAATAGAGATTTTAAAAAAGATATAGATATTGTTACTGTTGGAAGCGGTATCGAGTTAGCAAAAACAGTTTCTTCTATATTACCAGAAAAGCCAAAAGTTCAAATTTTCAAAACCTTTGGTACCGCTATGTTGCGTGCCTATGATATAGAATTGGAGTTTGTTGGTGCGCGCAAAGAATCATATTCAAGAGAAAGTAGAAATCCCCAGGTAACCCCAGGCACACTACAAGATGACTTAGAGCGAAGGGATTTCACTGTAAATGCATTGGCATTTAGTCTAAATATGGAAGATTATGGAACATTAATAGATCCTTTTAACGGTATTCAGGATTTAAATGATAGTATTCTTAGAACTCCATTAGACCCTGACGCAACTTTTAGCGATGACCCTCTTAGGATGTTACGAGCTATTCGATTTTCGTGTCAGTTAAATTTTGAAATTGATCAGGCAAGTTTAGCCTCCATAAAAAAGAATAATGATAGAATAAAGATCATTACCAAAGAAAGGATCGTCGATGAATTGCATAAAATAATGCTCTGCCCAACTCCTTCAATAGGATTTTTATTACTGGAAAAAACTGGTCTTCTTCCTCATATACTGCCTGAGCTTACCGCCCTTAAAGGCATTGAAGAGCAAGAAGGGCAACGGCATAAGGATAATTTCTATCATACCCTTGAAGTGGTTGATAATATTTCCCAACATACGGAAGATCTATGGCTTCGATGGGCTGCTTTATTACATGATATTGGTAAAGCACCTACAAAACGCTTTAGCAAAAAAGTTGGTTGGTCGTTCCATGGGCATGAATTTGAAGGTTCAAAAATGGTGTATCGTCTATTTAAAAGGTTGAAAATGCCATTGAATGACAAAATGAAATTTGTTCAAAAAATGGTAATGATGAGTTCGAGACCTATTGCATTAACAGATGACCATGTCACAGATTCGGCTGTACGTCGATTAGTTTTTGATGCTGGTGATAATGTCGAGGATTTAATGACCTTGTGTGAGGCCGATATCACCACTAAAAATCCCAAAAGATTCAAAAAGTACCATAAGAATTTTGAATTAGTCCGAAGAAAAATAGTAGAAGTTGAGGAACGAGACCACCTACGTAATTTTCAACCCCCTATTGATGGTGAAGAGATCATGACAACTTTCAATATTAGACCTTCCAAAGAGATTGGGATTATTAAGGAGTATATTAAAGAGGCAATACTTGAAGGGGTTATACCCAATGAATATGAGGCCGCTTACAATTTAATGATACAAAAAGGAAAAAAGTTAGGGCTTACTCCAGCATCAAATTCAACTGATAAAAATTGA
- a CDS encoding ABC transporter permease, producing MLRLLKLELQKLLLSRTSKILIFVSFILPFTVLILSSIKIDFFGYFTLELGELGIFNFPIIWHITTFFASQFKFFFAIVVVSMIGNEYSNKTIKQNLIDGLSKKEFILSKFSTIVFFSLVATILIGVASLLIGLYYSSYTEVGIIFRETEFLLAYFLKLVAFFSLCLFFGMLVKRSAFALAFLFILYILEWITFGLITWQTNVDTASNIQRFFPLHSMYKLIDQPFQRIMLTKFPDKAEFFYDYGVHWYEILIVLTWTAVFVFLSYKLLKKRDL from the coding sequence ATGCTAAGATTACTAAAATTAGAGCTTCAAAAACTGCTGCTTAGCCGCACTAGTAAAATACTCATTTTCGTCTCATTTATATTGCCATTTACGGTTTTAATCCTTTCATCAATTAAGATCGATTTTTTTGGATATTTCACTTTAGAACTGGGTGAATTGGGGATATTCAATTTTCCGATAATTTGGCATATTACCACCTTTTTTGCATCCCAGTTTAAATTTTTCTTTGCCATTGTCGTAGTGAGTATGATTGGTAATGAGTATAGCAATAAAACCATCAAACAAAATCTTATTGATGGTTTAAGCAAAAAAGAATTTATCCTTTCTAAATTTTCTACAATTGTTTTCTTTTCACTTGTAGCGACTATTTTAATTGGTGTAGCATCCTTATTAATTGGGCTTTATTACTCTAGCTATACTGAAGTCGGTATTATTTTTAGAGAAACTGAATTCTTGTTGGCTTACTTCTTAAAACTTGTAGCATTTTTTAGTCTATGTCTGTTTTTTGGGATGTTGGTAAAGCGCTCAGCCTTTGCTCTAGCGTTCCTCTTTATACTTTACATATTAGAATGGATAACCTTTGGGCTCATAACTTGGCAAACCAATGTAGACACCGCCAGCAATATTCAACGGTTTTTCCCACTTCACTCTATGTATAAATTAATAGATCAGCCTTTCCAAAGAATTATGTTGACAAAATTTCCCGATAAAGCTGAATTTTTCTATGACTATGGAGTGCACTGGTACGAAATTTTGATAGTTTTAACTTGGACTGCAGTATTTGTCTTTTTGTCCTACAAATTATTAAAGAAACGCGATTTATGA
- a CDS encoding COX15/CtaA family protein has protein sequence MRKRDNKWVIGWLLTGCFLIFVMVIIGGITRLTHSGLSISDYKLITGTIPPMNDAEWHEAFELYKQYPEYQKLNTHFELEDFKDIYFWEWLHRLIGRLIGLVFIIPFLVFLFIKQLTTSTIKKSIVLLFLGGFQGFLGWYMVKSGLIDRPDVSHFRLAAHLITAFITFAYTLWVALDLIFPNKKPSNVPMKKLIRIGLGAIILQIIYGAFVAGLDAGFIHNHWPLMSEGKFMHPTIYIEQSPLLKNFIEGKSGVQFVHRILAYIVVGIVIWIWMKGQRFSLTTYQKNSLNLLLAVVFLQFLLGVLTIIYAVPLWLGIAHQIGAFFLLASITFSLHRFSK, from the coding sequence ATGAGAAAGAGAGATAACAAATGGGTTATTGGATGGTTGCTTACAGGCTGCTTTTTAATCTTTGTTATGGTAATCATAGGGGGGATTACCAGATTAACTCACTCTGGATTATCAATTTCTGATTATAAGCTGATTACAGGTACTATTCCGCCAATGAATGATGCGGAATGGCATGAAGCCTTTGAATTGTATAAACAATATCCTGAATATCAAAAACTTAACACGCATTTTGAACTTGAAGATTTTAAAGACATCTATTTTTGGGAATGGCTTCACCGACTAATAGGTCGTTTAATTGGATTGGTATTCATTATCCCTTTTTTAGTTTTTCTATTCATAAAACAACTTACTACCAGCACCATTAAGAAATCCATAGTTTTATTATTTCTGGGTGGGTTTCAAGGATTTTTAGGTTGGTATATGGTAAAAAGCGGATTAATTGATCGGCCAGACGTAAGTCATTTTAGACTGGCCGCTCATTTAATAACCGCCTTTATAACGTTTGCCTATACACTATGGGTAGCTTTGGATTTAATTTTTCCAAATAAAAAACCAAGTAACGTTCCTATGAAAAAATTAATCCGTATTGGATTGGGAGCGATAATTCTCCAAATAATTTATGGCGCTTTTGTTGCGGGCTTAGATGCTGGATTTATTCACAATCATTGGCCATTAATGAGTGAGGGCAAATTTATGCATCCAACCATTTATATTGAACAGTCACCTCTTCTTAAAAACTTTATTGAAGGTAAAAGTGGAGTTCAATTCGTGCATCGCATTTTAGCCTATATCGTTGTTGGAATAGTGATTTGGATTTGGATGAAAGGACAACGTTTTAGCCTTACAACTTATCAGAAAAATAGTCTGAATTTATTATTAGCGGTTGTATTCCTTCAATTTTTATTAGGGGTACTTACCATAATTTACGCCGTTCCATTATGGTTAGGTATTGCACACCAAATAGGAGCCTTTTTCTTACTAGCTTCTATTACATTTAGTTTGCATAGATTTTCCAAATAG
- a CDS encoding ABC transporter ATP-binding protein: MDTILTLKNLTKKFGALTAVSDLSFTINKGNVYGILGPNGSGKSTTLGIVLNVVNRTSGEFYWFDGKTTTHDALKKVGAIIERPNFYPYMSAEQNLKLVCRIKEVDFSKIDEKLELVGLLDRKQSKFQTYSLGMKQRLAIASALLNDPEILILDEPTNGLDPQGIHQIRTLIKKIASQGTTILLASHLLDEVEKVCSHVVVLRKGVKLYSGRVDEMINSHGFFELKCNDQQKLITFLESEERFGKILVENDLVTAFLNEPLDATTFNQMMFEKGLVLSHLVKRKESLEEQFLQLTDKI; encoded by the coding sequence TTGGACACCATCCTTACCCTAAAAAATCTTACTAAAAAATTCGGAGCCCTCACTGCAGTTTCCGATTTAAGTTTTACCATTAACAAAGGCAATGTGTATGGCATCCTTGGCCCAAACGGCAGTGGTAAATCTACAACATTAGGCATTGTTCTCAATGTGGTTAATAGAACTTCTGGAGAATTTTACTGGTTCGATGGAAAGACAACCACACACGATGCACTTAAAAAAGTTGGGGCCATAATTGAAAGACCTAACTTTTATCCCTATATGTCCGCCGAACAGAATCTAAAATTAGTTTGCAGAATTAAGGAAGTCGATTTTAGTAAAATAGACGAAAAACTAGAGTTAGTTGGTTTATTGGATAGAAAACAAAGTAAATTTCAAACCTATTCTTTAGGTATGAAACAACGGTTGGCAATAGCCTCCGCCCTGCTTAATGACCCAGAAATACTTATTTTGGATGAGCCAACAAATGGTTTAGATCCACAAGGTATACATCAGATAAGGACATTGATTAAAAAAATTGCTAGTCAAGGAACTACCATTTTATTAGCATCGCATTTGTTGGATGAAGTTGAAAAGGTCTGCAGTCATGTTGTGGTATTACGTAAAGGGGTGAAGCTGTATTCCGGACGAGTCGATGAAATGATAAACAGCCATGGCTTTTTTGAATTAAAGTGCAATGATCAACAAAAACTGATAACATTTTTAGAATCTGAAGAGAGATTTGGTAAAATTTTGGTTGAAAATGATTTGGTGACTGCATTTTTAAATGAGCCTTTGGATGCCACTACATTTAATCAAATGATGTTTGAAAAAGGTTTGGTGCTTTCACACCTAGTTAAGAGAAAAGAGAGCCTAGAAGAACAATTCCTACAACTAACCGACAAAATCTAA
- a CDS encoding alpha/beta hydrolase, whose product MRLTVIIFVLLSVISTSIYPQSTVSQNVSNFELYAPQLKINKKIWVYLPADYQNSRKRYPVIYMHDGQNLFDRETSYAGEWKIDEYFDSNNTCQAIIIGIEHGGEKRIDELTPFGNDKYGGGMGDKYLDFIVNTLKPYVDSNYKTKQNKKHTTIFGSSLGGLISFYAIFKHPKVFGNAGVFSPSFWFSEEIFNYIKDYNIELKGKVYFMVGDQEGENMVEDMKRMISLLKRLQPKLKIHQHIVINAEHNEKTWSEAFPQAIQWLNKKNKN is encoded by the coding sequence ATGAGATTAACGGTAATTATCTTCGTTCTTTTGTCGGTTATTTCGACTTCAATTTATCCTCAAAGCACTGTTTCACAAAATGTTAGCAATTTTGAGCTATATGCACCGCAACTAAAAATTAACAAAAAAATTTGGGTGTATTTACCCGCAGATTATCAAAATTCTAGAAAACGCTATCCAGTAATTTATATGCATGATGGTCAAAACCTTTTTGATCGTGAAACGTCATATGCAGGAGAGTGGAAAATAGATGAATATTTCGATTCAAATAATACCTGCCAAGCTATTATTATAGGAATTGAACATGGAGGTGAAAAGCGGATTGATGAATTAACCCCTTTTGGTAATGATAAGTATGGCGGAGGTATGGGGGATAAATATTTAGATTTTATTGTAAATACTTTGAAACCATATGTAGATTCAAACTATAAAACAAAACAAAACAAAAAGCATACTACCATATTCGGTTCTTCCCTGGGGGGCCTAATTTCATTTTATGCAATTTTCAAACACCCTAAAGTGTTTGGAAATGCAGGGGTATTCTCACCATCATTCTGGTTTTCAGAGGAAATTTTCAATTATATAAAAGACTATAACATTGAATTAAAAGGAAAAGTATATTTTATGGTTGGTGATCAAGAAGGCGAAAATATGGTAGAAGATATGAAGCGTATGATAAGCCTATTAAAAAGGCTTCAACCAAAATTAAAAATTCACCAACATATTGTAATTAATGCAGAACATAATGAAAAGACTTGGTCCGAAGCCTTTCCTCAGGCAATACAATGGCTGAACAAGAAAAATAAAAATTAG
- the uvrB gene encoding excinuclease ABC subunit UvrB: MRFKIESSFKPTGDQPEAIRQLTEGINNKEKYQTLLGVTGSGKTFTVANVIENVQRPTLVLAHNKTLAAQLYSEFKQFFPDNAVEYFVSYYDYYQPEAYIPVTGTYIEKDLSINEEIEKMRLSTTSSLLSGRRDVIVVASVSCLYGIGNPIEFQKNVITIERDQVIPRTKLLQQFVQSLYSRTEANFSNGNFRIKGDTVDIFPGYSDNAFRIHFFGDEIEEIEAFNVETNAVIERYDRLNIYPANMFVTSPEVLQNAIHEIQDDLVKQHDYFKEIGKHLEAKRLKERTEFDLEMIRELGYCSGIENYSRYLDGRPPGTRPFCLLDYFPKDYLMVVDESHVTISQVHAMYGGDRSRKENLVEYGFRLPAAMDNRPLKFEEFEALQNQVIYVSATPADYELQKSSGVYVEQVIRPTGLLDPIIEVRPSLNQIDDLIEEIQQRVEKDERVLVTTLTKRMAEELTKYLERIQIRCRYIHSDVDTLERVEIMQDLRKGLFDVLVGVNLLREGLDLPEVSLVAILDADKEGFLRSNRSLTQTVGRAARHLNGKAIMYADIITDSMQKTIDETNYRRDKQLAFNKEHNITPKALNKSLDNVLAKNSVSTYKYELDARKAAEPESEYLTKPELEKKIREKRKQMEQAAKALDFMEAARFRDELKAYQEKLETLKI; this comes from the coding sequence ATGCGATTTAAAATTGAATCTTCTTTCAAACCTACCGGGGATCAACCTGAAGCAATCAGACAATTAACCGAGGGCATCAATAACAAAGAAAAATACCAAACGCTATTAGGCGTTACTGGTTCTGGGAAAACCTTTACAGTAGCAAATGTTATTGAAAATGTTCAAAGACCGACCTTGGTATTGGCTCACAATAAAACTCTTGCTGCGCAATTATATTCTGAATTCAAACAATTTTTTCCAGATAATGCGGTGGAGTATTTTGTATCCTATTACGATTATTACCAGCCGGAGGCTTATATTCCAGTAACGGGCACCTATATTGAAAAGGACCTTTCAATTAATGAGGAAATTGAAAAAATGAGACTGAGTACGACCTCTTCACTCCTTTCAGGACGAAGAGATGTAATCGTAGTGGCCTCTGTTTCTTGTTTATATGGAATTGGAAACCCAATAGAGTTTCAAAAGAATGTCATTACAATCGAACGTGATCAGGTTATCCCTAGAACTAAACTGCTACAACAGTTTGTGCAAAGTCTCTATTCTAGGACTGAAGCAAATTTTAGCAATGGTAACTTTCGAATAAAGGGAGATACCGTTGACATTTTCCCTGGTTATTCTGACAATGCCTTCCGAATACACTTTTTTGGAGATGAAATAGAAGAAATTGAAGCCTTCAACGTTGAAACTAATGCTGTAATTGAGCGATATGATCGTTTGAATATTTATCCTGCCAACATGTTTGTAACGTCTCCAGAGGTTCTTCAAAATGCAATTCATGAAATTCAGGATGACTTAGTTAAACAACACGATTATTTTAAGGAAATTGGCAAGCACCTAGAGGCAAAACGACTTAAAGAACGTACAGAATTTGATCTCGAAATGATCCGTGAACTAGGTTACTGTTCAGGGATTGAGAATTATTCCCGCTACCTCGATGGACGACCACCGGGCACCCGGCCTTTCTGCCTGCTGGATTATTTCCCTAAGGATTATTTAATGGTTGTTGATGAAAGCCACGTTACGATTTCCCAGGTACATGCAATGTATGGGGGTGATCGTAGCAGAAAAGAAAATCTGGTTGAGTATGGATTTCGTTTGCCTGCCGCGATGGACAATAGGCCCTTAAAATTTGAAGAATTTGAGGCCCTACAGAATCAGGTTATTTATGTGAGTGCAACCCCAGCTGATTATGAACTTCAAAAGTCTAGCGGAGTTTATGTGGAACAAGTTATTCGGCCGACAGGCTTATTGGATCCAATTATAGAAGTTAGACCTAGCCTTAACCAAATTGACGACCTCATTGAAGAAATTCAACAAAGGGTTGAGAAAGACGAACGTGTTTTGGTGACCACCTTAACCAAGCGCATGGCTGAGGAACTAACAAAATACTTAGAGCGGATTCAAATAAGATGTCGTTATATACATAGTGATGTGGATACTTTGGAACGTGTTGAAATTATGCAAGATTTGAGGAAAGGACTTTTCGATGTGTTGGTTGGGGTAAATTTACTAAGAGAAGGATTAGATTTACCGGAAGTTTCCTTAGTAGCAATATTAGATGCTGATAAAGAAGGTTTTTTACGATCTAATCGAAGCCTTACACAAACCGTGGGTAGAGCGGCAAGGCATTTAAATGGTAAAGCAATTATGTACGCCGATATCATTACTGATAGTATGCAAAAAACCATTGACGAAACCAATTATAGACGTGACAAACAATTAGCTTTCAATAAGGAGCATAATATAACCCCTAAGGCCTTAAATAAGAGCTTAGATAATGTTTTGGCCAAGAATTCAGTTAGCACTTATAAATATGAATTAGACGCAAGAAAGGCCGCGGAACCAGAAAGTGAATATCTTACAAAACCAGAATTAGAGAAAAAAATTAGGGAAAAGAGAAAACAAATGGAACAAGCTGCCAAAGCACTTGATTTTATGGAGGCAGCTCGTTTTAGAGATGAACTGAAAGCCTATCAAGAAAAATTGGAAACCTTAAAAATTTAG
- a CDS encoding TerB family tellurite resistance protein, protein MINREEKLSLLSEMIAFAQTDANIKSIEYRFLLGVAKQLEISREDFDYLFEHPVTYVHLKSHSERIVQFHRLVLLMNLDCNSTDKELVKLHNFGLRMGLGHEAINKVLDLMESFPDKIVPPDFLIDIFKIQYN, encoded by the coding sequence ATGATAAATCGAGAAGAAAAATTGAGTTTGCTGTCAGAAATGATTGCTTTTGCCCAAACCGATGCGAATATTAAATCAATAGAATACAGATTTCTTTTGGGAGTGGCTAAGCAATTGGAAATTTCCAGAGAAGATTTCGATTATCTATTTGAGCATCCTGTAACCTACGTTCACCTTAAATCGCATAGCGAAAGAATTGTTCAGTTTCACCGCCTTGTTTTATTAATGAACCTAGATTGTAATAGTACCGATAAAGAATTGGTTAAACTTCACAATTTTGGTTTAAGGATGGGGCTGGGTCATGAAGCAATAAATAAGGTATTGGATTTAATGGAAAGTTTTCCGGATAAAATTGTACCACCAGATTTCTTAATCGATATTTTTAAGATTCAATACAACTAA